Proteins found in one Arcobacter sp. F2176 genomic segment:
- the qatC gene encoding Qat anti-phage system QueC-like protein QatC, with protein MKVICAPVNELPTILDSNTKYFSLYSNSGRPNISFISNDWLRALKRDNIAPSNLVWDFVTIALSVAASDLSCEREKSEDGWTRQIELKVYLCNPEPWRSQYKSLEKAFRFLTGDIWKFEFVNNGVQAPTSIIPIEIDVDCVSLLSGGMDSLIGAIDLITNGLKPCFVSQEAKGDVEKQKAFTRQLAPSQQHFRWKNPISLSGRNESSTRGRSIIFLGYALLAATTLSKWKTSTVDIYVPENGFISLNIALNSGRLGSLSTKTTHPVFLGLIQDIWNNLGINAKIVTPYQFKTKGEMLQECKNQDLVQSLVCSTTSCGKYLTHGRTHCGRCVPCMVRRAAFLKAGIADFTIYKYRDLNNNGFSKTQGPNDVNAVASAYVKYQNKGIERIICGALSFSSTNDRHKYVGVVERGLTELGKLLEEHEVL; from the coding sequence ATGAAAGTAATTTGTGCACCAGTAAATGAACTACCAACTATATTAGATAGTAATACGAAATATTTTTCTTTATATTCAAACAGTGGCCGTCCTAATATAAGTTTTATTTCTAATGATTGGTTACGAGCTTTAAAAAGAGATAACATAGCACCATCAAATTTAGTTTGGGATTTTGTGACAATTGCTTTATCCGTAGCTGCTTCAGATTTAAGTTGTGAAAGAGAAAAAAGTGAAGATGGTTGGACAAGACAAATAGAACTAAAAGTCTATTTATGTAATCCAGAACCGTGGAGATCACAATATAAATCACTAGAAAAAGCTTTTAGATTTTTAACTGGAGATATATGGAAATTTGAATTTGTTAATAATGGGGTACAAGCTCCTACATCAATTATACCCATAGAAATTGATGTAGATTGCGTATCTTTACTCTCAGGTGGAATGGATAGTTTAATTGGTGCAATTGATTTAATTACGAATGGACTTAAGCCTTGTTTTGTTTCTCAAGAAGCAAAAGGAGATGTTGAAAAACAAAAAGCATTTACACGTCAATTAGCACCATCTCAACAACACTTTCGATGGAAGAATCCTATAAGTTTAAGTGGCAGAAATGAATCATCTACAAGAGGTCGTTCAATAATATTTTTGGGATATGCTCTTTTAGCAGCAACTACATTAAGTAAATGGAAAACAAGTACAGTAGATATATATGTACCTGAGAATGGTTTTATTAGTCTTAATATTGCATTAAACTCAGGAAGACTAGGAAGTCTTAGTACTAAAACAACACATCCAGTATTTTTAGGATTAATTCAAGACATTTGGAATAACTTAGGAATCAATGCAAAGATAGTAACTCCTTATCAATTCAAAACAAAAGGTGAAATGCTACAAGAATGTAAAAATCAAGATTTAGTTCAATCGTTAGTATGTAGTACAACAAGCTGTGGTAAATATTTAACACATGGACGTACTCATTGTGGACGCTGTGTGCCTTGTATGGTAAGAAGAGCTGCTTTTTTAAAAGCAGGAATAGCAGATTTTACTATATATAAATATAGAGATTTAAATAATAATGGATTTAGTAAAACACAAGGACCTAACGACGTCAACGCTGTAGCATCTGCATATGTAAAATATCAAAATAAAGGTATTGAACGAATTATTTGTGGTGCTTTATCTTTCTCATCTACTAATGATAGACATAAGTATGTTGGAGTAGTTGAGAGAGGCTTAACAGAGTTAGGTAAATTGTTAGAGGAACATGAAGTATTATGA
- the qatB gene encoding Qat anti-phage system associated protein QatB, with translation MGTSTSSTGPVSGISMDPPWLDDINSDITVPIDSDSSSEQENGITTEQPSIQEPVVLAPIARFGTARKNLGEFARSGSQNSFKKAVGHYSKKGMGGASNVAKRMRASTSSVSGLVSFLRDVKDNTLPDIKDWAQNLMSKSPSANEVIDAIIDRVTSEGGIIDEESIKDSMANAMSDLLEQNPDIELLNLGDDESWDLIEGFLAYEASNRLQLDIGQLLERTLSPKEMVQRVDEMRDYLKSEISAQLQQYKSSDKHPDISKLNAVTQLALESTFIVFEGEL, from the coding sequence ATGGGTACATCAACTTCTAGTACAGGACCAGTATCAGGTATATCAATGGATCCACCTTGGCTTGATGATATTAATAGTGATATAACTGTACCAATAGATTCTGATTCTAGTTCTGAACAAGAGAATGGAATAACTACAGAACAACCTAGTATTCAAGAACCGGTAGTATTAGCCCCAATAGCAAGGTTTGGGACAGCAAGAAAAAATCTTGGTGAATTTGCTAGAAGTGGAAGTCAAAACTCATTTAAAAAAGCAGTAGGACACTATTCTAAAAAAGGAATGGGTGGTGCATCTAATGTAGCTAAAAGGATGAGAGCTTCTACAAGTTCTGTTTCTGGATTGGTATCATTTTTAAGAGATGTTAAAGACAATACATTACCTGATATTAAAGACTGGGCACAAAATCTTATGTCTAAGTCTCCAAGTGCTAATGAAGTAATAGATGCAATTATTGATAGAGTTACAAGTGAAGGTGGAATAATAGATGAAGAATCCATTAAAGATTCAATGGCTAATGCTATGTCAGATTTGTTAGAACAAAATCCAGATATAGAATTATTGAATTTAGGAGATGATGAGAGCTGGGATTTAATAGAAGGTTTTCTAGCATATGAAGCTTCTAATAGACTTCAGTTGGATATTGGTCAATTATTGGAAAGAACACTTAGCCCAAAGGAGATGGTTCAAAGAGTAGATGAAATGAGGGATTATCTTAAGTCTGAAATTTCAGCTCAGTTACAACAATATAAATCTTCTGATAAACATCCTGATATTAGTAAATTAAATGCTGTAACTCAACTAGCCTTAGAAAGCACTTTTATCGTTTTTGAAGGAGAACTATAA
- a CDS encoding P-loop NTPase fold protein: protein MLKWLYYNLYQRFKVLKLGAPVASGAILGGAIGGPIGAAVGAFGGLFKGADLPSQEELVKAQEAYKGLEPELKSILKEEEITSLPKEISSLRQAFEEILEGLNIKLVVLVDDLDRCMPDTAISTLEAMRLLLFLPRTSFIIAADEKMIRSAVRSHFSKIQIDDELVTSYFDKLIQVPLRVPRLGVSEVKAYLILLFAEQAVKKAVITQEVLDEAREKILETVKKPWLGGLKEQAINEAFGASSNSLEKQIDIAEQLAHIMATVEQLAGNPRLIKRFLNNLIIRETIANTQGIGIAFEELVKLQLFERCASPRAFEFLAKKVSESDDGKVDFLIEIEEKLKSGEDYESPDQSWKDPFIEEWLQITPLLSGVDLRPLLHLSKDTIVSLSSVDELSQEAKEIYDALLVVKSSQATLVTKIKSLHEMEANQILIRLKRKLRAQEWNGNSLQGVLHVIRAYPSLGSSLTDLLEEIPSSKRLASFVPLLSNEEWAKSTLLEWSKDTETPKSTQKAINHKFGGQ from the coding sequence ATGCTAAAATGGCTTTATTACAATCTGTATCAGAGGTTTAAAGTTTTAAAATTAGGTGCACCAGTAGCCTCAGGAGCAATACTTGGAGGGGCAATAGGAGGACCTATTGGAGCAGCAGTTGGTGCTTTTGGAGGCTTATTTAAAGGTGCTGATTTACCCAGTCAAGAAGAATTAGTAAAAGCACAAGAAGCATATAAAGGACTTGAACCTGAATTGAAAAGTATTCTAAAAGAGGAAGAAATAACATCCTTACCTAAAGAGATATCAAGTTTAAGACAAGCCTTTGAAGAAATACTAGAAGGTCTAAATATAAAATTAGTAGTATTGGTAGATGATCTTGATCGTTGTATGCCAGATACTGCTATTTCAACTCTTGAAGCTATGAGGCTTCTTCTATTTTTACCACGAACTTCTTTTATTATTGCAGCAGATGAAAAAATGATTAGAAGTGCTGTCCGTTCACATTTTTCTAAAATTCAAATAGATGATGAATTAGTAACAAGCTATTTTGATAAATTGATTCAAGTCCCTTTACGAGTTCCAAGATTAGGAGTAAGTGAAGTTAAAGCATATTTAATTCTTTTATTTGCAGAACAAGCCGTTAAAAAAGCTGTTATTACACAAGAAGTTTTAGATGAAGCAAGAGAAAAAATTTTAGAGACAGTTAAAAAACCTTGGTTAGGGGGATTGAAAGAACAGGCTATAAACGAAGCATTTGGTGCGTCTAGTAATTCACTTGAAAAGCAAATAGATATAGCAGAACAATTAGCTCATATTATGGCTACTGTAGAACAATTGGCTGGAAACCCTAGATTAATAAAACGTTTTTTGAACAATTTAATAATTAGAGAAACTATTGCGAATACACAAGGTATAGGAATAGCTTTTGAAGAGCTTGTTAAATTACAACTATTTGAGCGTTGTGCATCTCCACGTGCATTTGAATTTCTTGCTAAAAAAGTTTCTGAAAGTGATGATGGGAAAGTAGATTTTTTAATAGAAATAGAAGAAAAACTTAAAAGTGGTGAAGATTATGAATCACCAGACCAAAGCTGGAAAGATCCATTTATAGAAGAGTGGTTACAAATAACTCCTTTATTATCAGGTGTTGATTTAAGACCTTTACTACACCTTAGTAAAGATACAATTGTTTCTCTTTCCAGTGTTGATGAATTATCTCAAGAGGCAAAAGAAATTTATGATGCATTGCTTGTAGTAAAATCAAGTCAAGCAACATTAGTAACTAAAATTAAATCACTTCATGAAATGGAAGCTAATCAAATTTTAATTCGCTTAAAGAGAAAACTAAGAGCTCAAGAATGGAATGGTAATTCACTTCAAGGTGTTTTACATGTAATTAGAGCTTATCCTTCTTTAGGTAGTTCACTTACTGATTTATTAGAAGAGATACCTTCATCAAAACGATTAGCTTCTTTTGTCCCATTACTCTCTAATGAAGAGTGGGCAAAAAGTACTCTCCTGGAATGGTCAAAAGATACAGAAACACCTAAAAGTACTCAAAAAGCAATTAATCATAAATTTGGAGGACAGTAA